A window of the Vigna angularis cultivar LongXiaoDou No.4 chromosome 3, ASM1680809v1, whole genome shotgun sequence genome harbors these coding sequences:
- the LOC108324636 gene encoding myosin-11 isoform X3, whose protein sequence is MGIPENIVVGSHVWVGDPEVIWIAGQVLSINGEDAEIQISDERKVVSHLSKLYPKDIDAPADGVDDMTKLAYLHEPAVLHNLETRYAMNEIYTYTGNILIAINPFQSLSHLYDTNVMQRYKGSMVGDLSPHVFAIAEAAYREMMNEVKSNSILVSGESGAGKTETTKMLMQYLAYLGGHTASEGRTVEKQVLESNPVLEAFGNAKTVRNDNSSRFGKFVEIQFDKFGRISGAAIRTYLLEKSRVCQISDPERNYHCFYLLCASPPEEKEKYKLGDPKSFHYLNQSNCYELVGVNAAQEYLSTKRAMDIVGISQDEQDAIFRVVAGILHLGNINFSKSEETDFAVLEEEESKFHLQTTAELLMCDVHALEDALCKRMMVTPEEIIKRSLDPLGATVSRDGLAKTIYSRLFDWLVQKINISIGQDPSSKCLIGVLDIYGFESFQTNSFEQFCINFTNEKLQQHFNQHVFKMEQEEYTKEGIDWSYLEFVDNQDVLDLIEKKPGGIIALLDEACMFPKSTHETFSQKLYQTFKDHKRFIKPKLTRSDFTVCHYAGDVQYQSEHFLDKNKDYVVPEHQEMLSASKCSFVSGLFPPLSEESAKSSKFSSIGSRFKLQLQQLMDTLNLTEPHYIRCVKPNTQLKPFIFEHMNVIQQLRSGGVLEAVRIKCAGFPTHWTFHDFITRLWILAPEILRGNFDEKDSCKKILEKIGLTGYQIGETKIFLRVGQMSELDARRAFLLSSSATVIQKNAKTRCSRKTYIDLRKSSVFLQSICRGELARRLYYHMKYRQVAAVRIQKQMRRTLARKQYVEIKFCANVLQTGFRAMAACNQFRYKKQAYRKQTSASITIQSYWRRHKALVDYQNLKKAPIIQQSSSSCDTQEEKVSETPLQNESPSMEESSYPVHEESSNPVQEDESIEAIRDSSSPLKDTDKIEVLAVEIKNLKVKLHAEKQRGDEYERKYAEAQGSNEELRKILAETEKRVHQIQDTWNRMISSMSNQVAADLKTILSTSSRLSSNFRPIARVDVASSNSDTSSTDSDFTFPATASNPEPHESNSFPLVVQDVTAGDGSGSESGKEGSFDDFF, encoded by the exons GGGATTCCggaaaatattgttgttggtTCTCATGTTTGGGTTGGAGATCCAGAAGTAATTTGGATTGCTGGCCAGGTACTGAGTATCAATGGAGAAGATGCTGAAATTCAGATTAGTGATGAGAGGAAG GTTGTTTCCCATTTGTCAAAATTATATCCAAAGGATATCGATGCACCAGCTGATGGAGTTGATGACATGACCAAGCTTGCTTATTTGCATGAGCCAGCTGTGCTGCATAATTTGGAAACTAGATATGCGATGAATGAAATATAT ACTTATACCGGAAATATTCTCATTGCAATCAATCCCTTCCAAAGTCTTTCACATCTCTATGATACTAATGTGATGCAAAGATACAAGGGATCAATGGTTGGAGATTTGAGCCCACATGTTTTTGCTATTGCTGAAGCAGCATATAG GGAAATGATGAATGAGGTGAAAAGCAATTCTATTCTTGTTAGTGGTGAGAGTGGTGCTGGTAAGACAGAAACCACCAAAATGCTTATGCAGTACCTGGCATATTTAGGTGGTCACACTGCATCAGAAGGCCGAACAGTTGAAAAACAAGTACTAGAG TCAAATCCAGTTCTTGAAGCATTTGGTAATGCAAAAACTGTTAGAAATGACAATTCCAG CCGTTTTGGAAAATTTGTTGAGATCCAATTTGATAAGTTTGGACGAATATCTGGTGCAGCCATTAGAACTTATCTGCTTGAGAAATCTCGTGTTTGCCAAATCTCAGATCCTGAGCGTAACTATCACTGTTTTTACCTTCTCTGCGCTTCTCCTCCAGAG GAAAAGGAGAAATATAAGTTGGGAGATCCTAAATCATTTCACTACCTTAACCAATCCAATTGCTACGAATTAGTTGGTGTTAATGCTGCTCAAGAATATCTTAGCACCAAGAGAGCCATGGATATTGTGGGAATCAGTCAGGACGAGCAG GATGCTATTTTCAGAGTTGTAGCTGGTATTCTTCATCTTGGAAATATTAACTTTTCAAAATCAGAAGAAACTGATTTTGCAGTtctagaagaagaagaatccaAGTTTCATCTACAAACAACAGCAGAACTTCTTAT GTGTGATGTGCATGCTTTGGAAGATGCACTGTGTAAGCGTATGATGGTTACTCCAGAAGAAATCATCAAAAGAAGTCTTGACCCTCTGGGTGCCACAGTTAGCCGGGATGGTTTAGCCAAAACCATATATTCTCGTTTATTTGACTG GTTAgttcaaaaaattaatatctcCATTGGGCAGGATCCTAGCTCAAAGTGTCTCATTGGTGTTCTTGACATATATGGCTTTGAAAGCTTCCAAACAAATAG CTTTGAGCAGTTTTGTATAAATTTCACAAATGAAAAGCTACAGCAACACTTCAACCAG CATGTGTTTAAGATGGAGCAGGAGGAATATACAAAAGAAGGGATTGACTGGAGCTACTTAGAATTTGTAGATAATCAAGATGTACTGGATCTCATTGAAAAG AAACCTGGTGGAATTATTGCTCTGCTTGATGAAGCTTG TATGTTTCCTAAGTCAACTCATGAAACATTTTCACAGAAGCTTTATCAGACATTCAAAGATCACAAACGCTTCATTAAGCCAAAATTGACACGTTCAGACTTCACTGTTTGTCATTATGCAGGAGAT GTTCAGTATCAATCTGAGCACTTTTTAGACAAAAACAAAGACTATGTTGTTCCTGAACATCAAGAGATGCTAAGTGCTTCCAAATGTTCATTTGTATCAGGTCTTTTCCCCCCACTTTCTGAGGAGTCAGCCAAATCTTCTAAGTTTTCTTCCATTGGTTCTCGTTTCAAG CTACAATTACAACAATTGATGGATACACTCAATCTGACAGAGCCACACTATATTAGATGCGTGAAGCCAAATACACAACTAAAACCTTTCATATTTGAACATATGAACGTCATCCAACAATTACGATCTGGT GGTGTTCTTGAAGCAGTAAGAATTAAATGCGCTGGATTTCCCACTCACTGGACCTTTCATGATTTTATTACTCGATTATGGATTCTTGCTCCGGAGATTCTTCGTGGGAA CTTTGATGAAAAAGATTCGTGTAAAAAGATTTTGGAGAAGATTGGGCTGACAGGTTATCAG ATAGgggaaacaaaaatattcttaagaGTTGGTCAGATGTCTGAATTGGATGCTCGAAGGGCATTCCTGCTTAGTAGTTCAGCTACTGTTATTCAAAAGAATGCTAAAACTCGTTGTAGTCGGAAAACATATATTGATTTGCGAAAGAGCTCTGTTTTCCTACAATCCATTTGCAGAG GAGAATTGGCTCGAAGATTGTATTATCACATGAAATATAGGCAAGTTGCTGCAGTCAGAATTCAAAAGCAGATGCGACGAACACTAGCTAGGAAGCAGTATGTTGAAATAAAGTTCTGTGCAAATGTGTTGCAGACAGGTTTTCGAGCAATGGCTGCTTGTAATCaatttagatataaaaagcaaGCATATAGAAAGCAGACTAGTGCATCAATAACTATTCAG TCCTATTGGCGTCGACATAAAGCTCTCGTTGACTATCAGAACCTTAAGAAAGCACCAATCATTCAACAAAGCAGCAGCTCCTGTGATACACAGGAAGAGAAG GTTTCAGAGACTCCTCTGCAAAATGAAAGTCCTTCTATGGAAGAATCTTCATATCCCGTGCATGAAGAATCCTCAAATCCTGTGCAAGAAGACGAAAGTATTGAAGCTATCAGGGATTCTTCTAGTCCTCTCAAAGACACTGACAAGATTGAGGTTCTTGCTgtagaaataaaaaacttaaag GTCAAGTTGCATGCAGAAAAACAAAGAGGTGATGAATATGAAAGGAAATATGCAGAAGCTCAAGGATCCAATGAAGAGTTACGCAAAATATTAGCAGAAACTGAAAAAAGAGTACATCAGATTCAGGACACTTGGAACAG GATGATATCTTCCATGTCAAATCAAGTTGCCGCCGATCTGAAGACGATCTTGAGTACTTCGTCAAGATTGAGTTCAAATTTTCGACCTATAGCTAGGGTTGACGTTGCTTCTAGTAACTCTGATACTTCGTCTACAGACTCTGATTTCACATTTCCAGCTACTGCTTCAAATCCAGAACCTCACGAGTCAAATTCTTTCCCGCTAGTAGTTCAGGATGTCACTGCAGGGGATGGATCGG GATCTGAAAGTGGAAAGGAGGGTTCATTTGATGATTTCTTCTAg
- the LOC108324636 gene encoding myosin-11 isoform X2: MGIPENIVVGSHVWVGDPEVIWIAGQVLSINGEDAEIQISDERKVVSHLSKLYPKDIDAPADGVDDMTKLAYLHEPAVLHNLETRYAMNEIYTYTGNILIAINPFQSLSHLYDTNVMQRYKGSMVGDLSPHVFAIAEAAYREMMNEVKSNSILVSGESGAGKTETTKMLMQYLAYLGGHTASEGRTVEKQVLESNPVLEAFGNAKTVRNDNSSRFGKFVEIQFDKFGRISGAAIRTYLLEKSRVCQISDPERNYHCFYLLCASPPEEKEKYKLGDPKSFHYLNQSNCYELVGVNAAQEYLSTKRAMDIVGISQDEQDAIFRVVAGILHLGNINFSKSEETDFAVLEEEESKFHLQTTAELLMCDVHALEDALCKRMMVTPEEIIKRSLDPLGATVSRDGLAKTIYSRLFDWLVQKINISIGQDPSSKCLIGVLDIYGFESFQTNSFEQFCINFTNEKLQQHFNQHVFKMEQEEYTKEGIDWSYLEFVDNQDVLDLIEKKPGGIIALLDEACMFPKSTHETFSQKLYQTFKDHKRFIKPKLTRSDFTVCHYAGDVQYQSEHFLDKNKDYVVPEHQEMLSASKCSFVSGLFPPLSEESAKSSKFSSIGSRFKVYKIWFFILSVSDRPYLNPKARRLILLYLFVQLQLQQLMDTLNLTEPHYIRCVKPNTQLKPFIFEHMNVIQQLRSGGVLEAVRIKCAGFPTHWTFHDFITRLWILAPEILRGNFDEKDSCKKILEKIGLTGYQIGETKIFLRVGQMSELDARRAFLLSSSATVIQKNAKTRCSRKTYIDLRKSSVFLQSICRGELARRLYYHMKYRQVAAVRIQKQMRRTLARKQYVEIKFCANVLQTGFRAMAACNQFRYKKQAYRKQTSASITIQSYWRRHKALVDYQNLKKAPIIQQSSSSCDTQEEKVSETPLQNESPSMEESSYPVHEESSNPVQEDESIEAIRDSSSPLKDTDKIEVLAVEIKNLKVKLHAEKQRGDEYERKYAEAQGSNEELRKILAETEKRVHQIQDTWNRMISSMSNQVAADLKTILSTSSRLSSNFRPIARVDVASSNSDTSSTDSDFTFPATASNPEPHESNSFPLVVQDVTAGDGSG; this comes from the exons GGGATTCCggaaaatattgttgttggtTCTCATGTTTGGGTTGGAGATCCAGAAGTAATTTGGATTGCTGGCCAGGTACTGAGTATCAATGGAGAAGATGCTGAAATTCAGATTAGTGATGAGAGGAAG GTTGTTTCCCATTTGTCAAAATTATATCCAAAGGATATCGATGCACCAGCTGATGGAGTTGATGACATGACCAAGCTTGCTTATTTGCATGAGCCAGCTGTGCTGCATAATTTGGAAACTAGATATGCGATGAATGAAATATAT ACTTATACCGGAAATATTCTCATTGCAATCAATCCCTTCCAAAGTCTTTCACATCTCTATGATACTAATGTGATGCAAAGATACAAGGGATCAATGGTTGGAGATTTGAGCCCACATGTTTTTGCTATTGCTGAAGCAGCATATAG GGAAATGATGAATGAGGTGAAAAGCAATTCTATTCTTGTTAGTGGTGAGAGTGGTGCTGGTAAGACAGAAACCACCAAAATGCTTATGCAGTACCTGGCATATTTAGGTGGTCACACTGCATCAGAAGGCCGAACAGTTGAAAAACAAGTACTAGAG TCAAATCCAGTTCTTGAAGCATTTGGTAATGCAAAAACTGTTAGAAATGACAATTCCAG CCGTTTTGGAAAATTTGTTGAGATCCAATTTGATAAGTTTGGACGAATATCTGGTGCAGCCATTAGAACTTATCTGCTTGAGAAATCTCGTGTTTGCCAAATCTCAGATCCTGAGCGTAACTATCACTGTTTTTACCTTCTCTGCGCTTCTCCTCCAGAG GAAAAGGAGAAATATAAGTTGGGAGATCCTAAATCATTTCACTACCTTAACCAATCCAATTGCTACGAATTAGTTGGTGTTAATGCTGCTCAAGAATATCTTAGCACCAAGAGAGCCATGGATATTGTGGGAATCAGTCAGGACGAGCAG GATGCTATTTTCAGAGTTGTAGCTGGTATTCTTCATCTTGGAAATATTAACTTTTCAAAATCAGAAGAAACTGATTTTGCAGTtctagaagaagaagaatccaAGTTTCATCTACAAACAACAGCAGAACTTCTTAT GTGTGATGTGCATGCTTTGGAAGATGCACTGTGTAAGCGTATGATGGTTACTCCAGAAGAAATCATCAAAAGAAGTCTTGACCCTCTGGGTGCCACAGTTAGCCGGGATGGTTTAGCCAAAACCATATATTCTCGTTTATTTGACTG GTTAgttcaaaaaattaatatctcCATTGGGCAGGATCCTAGCTCAAAGTGTCTCATTGGTGTTCTTGACATATATGGCTTTGAAAGCTTCCAAACAAATAG CTTTGAGCAGTTTTGTATAAATTTCACAAATGAAAAGCTACAGCAACACTTCAACCAG CATGTGTTTAAGATGGAGCAGGAGGAATATACAAAAGAAGGGATTGACTGGAGCTACTTAGAATTTGTAGATAATCAAGATGTACTGGATCTCATTGAAAAG AAACCTGGTGGAATTATTGCTCTGCTTGATGAAGCTTG TATGTTTCCTAAGTCAACTCATGAAACATTTTCACAGAAGCTTTATCAGACATTCAAAGATCACAAACGCTTCATTAAGCCAAAATTGACACGTTCAGACTTCACTGTTTGTCATTATGCAGGAGAT GTTCAGTATCAATCTGAGCACTTTTTAGACAAAAACAAAGACTATGTTGTTCCTGAACATCAAGAGATGCTAAGTGCTTCCAAATGTTCATTTGTATCAGGTCTTTTCCCCCCACTTTCTGAGGAGTCAGCCAAATCTTCTAAGTTTTCTTCCATTGGTTCTCGTTTCAAGGTTTATAAAATATGGTTCTTTATATTGTCAGTATCTGATAGGCCTTACCTCAATCCAAAGGCCAGAAGGTTAATACTCTTGTACTTATTTGTACAGCTACAATTACAACAATTGATGGATACACTCAATCTGACAGAGCCACACTATATTAGATGCGTGAAGCCAAATACACAACTAAAACCTTTCATATTTGAACATATGAACGTCATCCAACAATTACGATCTGGT GGTGTTCTTGAAGCAGTAAGAATTAAATGCGCTGGATTTCCCACTCACTGGACCTTTCATGATTTTATTACTCGATTATGGATTCTTGCTCCGGAGATTCTTCGTGGGAA CTTTGATGAAAAAGATTCGTGTAAAAAGATTTTGGAGAAGATTGGGCTGACAGGTTATCAG ATAGgggaaacaaaaatattcttaagaGTTGGTCAGATGTCTGAATTGGATGCTCGAAGGGCATTCCTGCTTAGTAGTTCAGCTACTGTTATTCAAAAGAATGCTAAAACTCGTTGTAGTCGGAAAACATATATTGATTTGCGAAAGAGCTCTGTTTTCCTACAATCCATTTGCAGAG GAGAATTGGCTCGAAGATTGTATTATCACATGAAATATAGGCAAGTTGCTGCAGTCAGAATTCAAAAGCAGATGCGACGAACACTAGCTAGGAAGCAGTATGTTGAAATAAAGTTCTGTGCAAATGTGTTGCAGACAGGTTTTCGAGCAATGGCTGCTTGTAATCaatttagatataaaaagcaaGCATATAGAAAGCAGACTAGTGCATCAATAACTATTCAG TCCTATTGGCGTCGACATAAAGCTCTCGTTGACTATCAGAACCTTAAGAAAGCACCAATCATTCAACAAAGCAGCAGCTCCTGTGATACACAGGAAGAGAAG GTTTCAGAGACTCCTCTGCAAAATGAAAGTCCTTCTATGGAAGAATCTTCATATCCCGTGCATGAAGAATCCTCAAATCCTGTGCAAGAAGACGAAAGTATTGAAGCTATCAGGGATTCTTCTAGTCCTCTCAAAGACACTGACAAGATTGAGGTTCTTGCTgtagaaataaaaaacttaaag GTCAAGTTGCATGCAGAAAAACAAAGAGGTGATGAATATGAAAGGAAATATGCAGAAGCTCAAGGATCCAATGAAGAGTTACGCAAAATATTAGCAGAAACTGAAAAAAGAGTACATCAGATTCAGGACACTTGGAACAG GATGATATCTTCCATGTCAAATCAAGTTGCCGCCGATCTGAAGACGATCTTGAGTACTTCGTCAAGATTGAGTTCAAATTTTCGACCTATAGCTAGGGTTGACGTTGCTTCTAGTAACTCTGATACTTCGTCTACAGACTCTGATTTCACATTTCCAGCTACTGCTTCAAATCCAGAACCTCACGAGTCAAATTCTTTCCCGCTAGTAGTTCAGGATGTCACTGCAGGGGATGGATCGGGTTAG
- the LOC108324636 gene encoding myosin-11 isoform X1: MGIPENIVVGSHVWVGDPEVIWIAGQVLSINGEDAEIQISDERKVVSHLSKLYPKDIDAPADGVDDMTKLAYLHEPAVLHNLETRYAMNEIYTYTGNILIAINPFQSLSHLYDTNVMQRYKGSMVGDLSPHVFAIAEAAYREMMNEVKSNSILVSGESGAGKTETTKMLMQYLAYLGGHTASEGRTVEKQVLESNPVLEAFGNAKTVRNDNSSRFGKFVEIQFDKFGRISGAAIRTYLLEKSRVCQISDPERNYHCFYLLCASPPEEKEKYKLGDPKSFHYLNQSNCYELVGVNAAQEYLSTKRAMDIVGISQDEQDAIFRVVAGILHLGNINFSKSEETDFAVLEEEESKFHLQTTAELLMCDVHALEDALCKRMMVTPEEIIKRSLDPLGATVSRDGLAKTIYSRLFDWLVQKINISIGQDPSSKCLIGVLDIYGFESFQTNSFEQFCINFTNEKLQQHFNQHVFKMEQEEYTKEGIDWSYLEFVDNQDVLDLIEKKPGGIIALLDEACMFPKSTHETFSQKLYQTFKDHKRFIKPKLTRSDFTVCHYAGDVQYQSEHFLDKNKDYVVPEHQEMLSASKCSFVSGLFPPLSEESAKSSKFSSIGSRFKVYKIWFFILSVSDRPYLNPKARRLILLYLFVQLQLQQLMDTLNLTEPHYIRCVKPNTQLKPFIFEHMNVIQQLRSGGVLEAVRIKCAGFPTHWTFHDFITRLWILAPEILRGNFDEKDSCKKILEKIGLTGYQIGETKIFLRVGQMSELDARRAFLLSSSATVIQKNAKTRCSRKTYIDLRKSSVFLQSICRGELARRLYYHMKYRQVAAVRIQKQMRRTLARKQYVEIKFCANVLQTGFRAMAACNQFRYKKQAYRKQTSASITIQSYWRRHKALVDYQNLKKAPIIQQSSSSCDTQEEKVSETPLQNESPSMEESSYPVHEESSNPVQEDESIEAIRDSSSPLKDTDKIEVLAVEIKNLKVKLHAEKQRGDEYERKYAEAQGSNEELRKILAETEKRVHQIQDTWNRMISSMSNQVAADLKTILSTSSRLSSNFRPIARVDVASSNSDTSSTDSDFTFPATASNPEPHESNSFPLVVQDVTAGDGSGSESGKEGSFDDFF, from the exons GGGATTCCggaaaatattgttgttggtTCTCATGTTTGGGTTGGAGATCCAGAAGTAATTTGGATTGCTGGCCAGGTACTGAGTATCAATGGAGAAGATGCTGAAATTCAGATTAGTGATGAGAGGAAG GTTGTTTCCCATTTGTCAAAATTATATCCAAAGGATATCGATGCACCAGCTGATGGAGTTGATGACATGACCAAGCTTGCTTATTTGCATGAGCCAGCTGTGCTGCATAATTTGGAAACTAGATATGCGATGAATGAAATATAT ACTTATACCGGAAATATTCTCATTGCAATCAATCCCTTCCAAAGTCTTTCACATCTCTATGATACTAATGTGATGCAAAGATACAAGGGATCAATGGTTGGAGATTTGAGCCCACATGTTTTTGCTATTGCTGAAGCAGCATATAG GGAAATGATGAATGAGGTGAAAAGCAATTCTATTCTTGTTAGTGGTGAGAGTGGTGCTGGTAAGACAGAAACCACCAAAATGCTTATGCAGTACCTGGCATATTTAGGTGGTCACACTGCATCAGAAGGCCGAACAGTTGAAAAACAAGTACTAGAG TCAAATCCAGTTCTTGAAGCATTTGGTAATGCAAAAACTGTTAGAAATGACAATTCCAG CCGTTTTGGAAAATTTGTTGAGATCCAATTTGATAAGTTTGGACGAATATCTGGTGCAGCCATTAGAACTTATCTGCTTGAGAAATCTCGTGTTTGCCAAATCTCAGATCCTGAGCGTAACTATCACTGTTTTTACCTTCTCTGCGCTTCTCCTCCAGAG GAAAAGGAGAAATATAAGTTGGGAGATCCTAAATCATTTCACTACCTTAACCAATCCAATTGCTACGAATTAGTTGGTGTTAATGCTGCTCAAGAATATCTTAGCACCAAGAGAGCCATGGATATTGTGGGAATCAGTCAGGACGAGCAG GATGCTATTTTCAGAGTTGTAGCTGGTATTCTTCATCTTGGAAATATTAACTTTTCAAAATCAGAAGAAACTGATTTTGCAGTtctagaagaagaagaatccaAGTTTCATCTACAAACAACAGCAGAACTTCTTAT GTGTGATGTGCATGCTTTGGAAGATGCACTGTGTAAGCGTATGATGGTTACTCCAGAAGAAATCATCAAAAGAAGTCTTGACCCTCTGGGTGCCACAGTTAGCCGGGATGGTTTAGCCAAAACCATATATTCTCGTTTATTTGACTG GTTAgttcaaaaaattaatatctcCATTGGGCAGGATCCTAGCTCAAAGTGTCTCATTGGTGTTCTTGACATATATGGCTTTGAAAGCTTCCAAACAAATAG CTTTGAGCAGTTTTGTATAAATTTCACAAATGAAAAGCTACAGCAACACTTCAACCAG CATGTGTTTAAGATGGAGCAGGAGGAATATACAAAAGAAGGGATTGACTGGAGCTACTTAGAATTTGTAGATAATCAAGATGTACTGGATCTCATTGAAAAG AAACCTGGTGGAATTATTGCTCTGCTTGATGAAGCTTG TATGTTTCCTAAGTCAACTCATGAAACATTTTCACAGAAGCTTTATCAGACATTCAAAGATCACAAACGCTTCATTAAGCCAAAATTGACACGTTCAGACTTCACTGTTTGTCATTATGCAGGAGAT GTTCAGTATCAATCTGAGCACTTTTTAGACAAAAACAAAGACTATGTTGTTCCTGAACATCAAGAGATGCTAAGTGCTTCCAAATGTTCATTTGTATCAGGTCTTTTCCCCCCACTTTCTGAGGAGTCAGCCAAATCTTCTAAGTTTTCTTCCATTGGTTCTCGTTTCAAGGTTTATAAAATATGGTTCTTTATATTGTCAGTATCTGATAGGCCTTACCTCAATCCAAAGGCCAGAAGGTTAATACTCTTGTACTTATTTGTACAGCTACAATTACAACAATTGATGGATACACTCAATCTGACAGAGCCACACTATATTAGATGCGTGAAGCCAAATACACAACTAAAACCTTTCATATTTGAACATATGAACGTCATCCAACAATTACGATCTGGT GGTGTTCTTGAAGCAGTAAGAATTAAATGCGCTGGATTTCCCACTCACTGGACCTTTCATGATTTTATTACTCGATTATGGATTCTTGCTCCGGAGATTCTTCGTGGGAA CTTTGATGAAAAAGATTCGTGTAAAAAGATTTTGGAGAAGATTGGGCTGACAGGTTATCAG ATAGgggaaacaaaaatattcttaagaGTTGGTCAGATGTCTGAATTGGATGCTCGAAGGGCATTCCTGCTTAGTAGTTCAGCTACTGTTATTCAAAAGAATGCTAAAACTCGTTGTAGTCGGAAAACATATATTGATTTGCGAAAGAGCTCTGTTTTCCTACAATCCATTTGCAGAG GAGAATTGGCTCGAAGATTGTATTATCACATGAAATATAGGCAAGTTGCTGCAGTCAGAATTCAAAAGCAGATGCGACGAACACTAGCTAGGAAGCAGTATGTTGAAATAAAGTTCTGTGCAAATGTGTTGCAGACAGGTTTTCGAGCAATGGCTGCTTGTAATCaatttagatataaaaagcaaGCATATAGAAAGCAGACTAGTGCATCAATAACTATTCAG TCCTATTGGCGTCGACATAAAGCTCTCGTTGACTATCAGAACCTTAAGAAAGCACCAATCATTCAACAAAGCAGCAGCTCCTGTGATACACAGGAAGAGAAG GTTTCAGAGACTCCTCTGCAAAATGAAAGTCCTTCTATGGAAGAATCTTCATATCCCGTGCATGAAGAATCCTCAAATCCTGTGCAAGAAGACGAAAGTATTGAAGCTATCAGGGATTCTTCTAGTCCTCTCAAAGACACTGACAAGATTGAGGTTCTTGCTgtagaaataaaaaacttaaag GTCAAGTTGCATGCAGAAAAACAAAGAGGTGATGAATATGAAAGGAAATATGCAGAAGCTCAAGGATCCAATGAAGAGTTACGCAAAATATTAGCAGAAACTGAAAAAAGAGTACATCAGATTCAGGACACTTGGAACAG GATGATATCTTCCATGTCAAATCAAGTTGCCGCCGATCTGAAGACGATCTTGAGTACTTCGTCAAGATTGAGTTCAAATTTTCGACCTATAGCTAGGGTTGACGTTGCTTCTAGTAACTCTGATACTTCGTCTACAGACTCTGATTTCACATTTCCAGCTACTGCTTCAAATCCAGAACCTCACGAGTCAAATTCTTTCCCGCTAGTAGTTCAGGATGTCACTGCAGGGGATGGATCGG GATCTGAAAGTGGAAAGGAGGGTTCATTTGATGATTTCTTCTAg